A segment of the Manis javanica isolate MJ-LG chromosome 10, MJ_LKY, whole genome shotgun sequence genome:
GGGTCCTGGCTGGCCCGCCTTCCTTCTGAACACCAGAATCCGTGGCCTCACTGGTCCTGAGGCCAGGACAGTGGCTGGAGGAGCCCCAGGGAGGGAGCAttttctgcctccttctctccATTCAGGGAGGCGGGCTGCAGGCCCCTGGGGTGGGGCCACCTTCTGGGAGTCCCCTGGCCCGGCTGCTGATGCCCACCCCAGGGCATCTCCTGGATGCACTTTGGTGCCGGGCCCCTCACTTTACACCACACCCCTAGATTCTCGGTACTGGATCACAGCCAGGGGGGTGTCGGAGAATCACCTGATTGTTTTTAAAACTCCATGACTTGGGCTGGCCTTTTTGTCTTTTAAGAACTCTACTACTTTCTAGGAAAAAATCAGCACGGTCATCTAAGGGCATACATTTCCAAATATCCTGAAGTtgtttgtgattatttttaaaaccccAGCAAATTGCTACATATTGAGAAGCAACCACGTGCACAGTCAGGGACTGCAGTGCACTTGAGTCCTGGGCCGGGTCCTGTGGCCTGGTGGCCCGAGGACACTCACGGCCCAGCACTTGCCGGTTGCTCAGGTGCCCATGGTGTGCCCTGGGCCTTAGGCCCCACTGTGTGTTATTCCTTCCCGGCTTTACTGCGGTATTTCTAACACTCCTGCAGCCAGAGGAGAACCATGGCTCCACACCCCTTGAGGGCAGAGCCTTGGCCTCACCGGCCTTCGTACCATAGAACCGTGAAATCTGATGAGTGCCTGTTAAATTGACCCCAGCAAATGTCCCAGACAAGCGGCAACAGTCTGGACTCCATGCTGGAGGGCGTCCGGGCCATGAGTGGGTGGGTGTTCACACAGCAGAGACCCCTGAAGTCCGAGGGCCCGCCCTGCTTCCCGGCGCGCTCAGCGTGTGCTCTCCTCTCTGGCTCCAAGGCCGGAATCGTCAGCCGCCACTGGACCCTCCAGCCAGGTAGCAGCCAGTGCAGAAATGGGGTGGCGTGCTGAGGACCTCACACCCCGCCCCAGGGTTCAGTGTGGCCAACACTGCCTCTGTTCTCCCGTCTCACCCTCAGACCCTGGCCTCGTAGGGATCTGAATGTTAACGGACAGTTTGCGCTGGGCCGTGCCCTCTCCTTCAGCCCGTCGGGTGCACAGTACCCAGGATGTGCCCCTTCATGggtccctctccccttccctccgtCGTCTTCTCCCAGGAAACAGGCTTTGTTTTGGAGTGGGCAGGGCAGAGGTCCTAAGCTTCCCCAGCCAGGATCCAGTAACCTCTGGTGCATGTGCAAATCCAGCATTTGAAATTTCCGGTTCTTTGAAGCTTTACTGTTCCAGAGGAGGGCACCTCACTAGTGCGGTGTTCCCGTTCAGCCTGACCCCACGACTGTGGGTcacaagctctgtgcaaccccaGGAAGGAGCCCTCCCCCACTTCGCCAGCCCCGAGTCCCAGGCCAGGCCCCGAGGGAGAGAAGCCGTTCCTGCCAGCCCTGCTCCCTCTGAAAGCAGCGCTGAGAGGGGACCCCGAGAGCCAGCCCAGGCGCGGGCATCCCCCCTCCCTGGCTTCTTGTGACTTCTGAGTTAACAGCACAGCTCTGACAGCGCACCGCCCTCTTCCCCGCAGCAGACTCATGGGAGTCACGCCTCACTTGAGGTCCCTGTGTGTGACATCCTCTCTCTCCAGAGGGGCGCAGGCATGGCCGCTGTAAACCTTTTTGCCTCAAAGGTCACTCTCCCCGCTCCCTGGGAACCGGCTTCTGTCCTTGAGGCAGCGTCCTGGCTGCCAAAGGAGCCTCCTAACTGCTTCCACGGCTGCTTCCTCGTCCCCCATCCATTTGCAGAAAGATCCTGTTTTAAGGTGGATCTGAGTGCGTCCCAGGGTTGAGCTTCACATAAACCCCAAGTCCCGGCTTCTGGAGCttagccctccctccccagcccacttCTTTCAGCTCTACAAAGGCCCCTCCTCTCACCCTTGCTCTGCACTGCTTCCCATTCTGCAGGGGAAAGGAAGCCCCAGCTTGGGTTTGTTTTGCTGCTCTATCTCCCGCACCCAAAGCACGCCGGCAGGTGCTAGGTGCTGTGAGGGTGTCCAGCTAACCCGGGAGCACTCACTTCCCTCCTGGGTCAGTAAGTGATGAGGGAGCAAAGGGGTCCCAGATGTTTGGTTTTGCTGGATGGTGCAAATTTCTTGTTAGGGTCTTTATGGTTATTTTCACCTACCACAGCATTCCTAAGAGaaattggatttatttttaatcataagAATTTTAAGAAACCTGAAGTGGTTTCACTTTTGCTTGTGTAGGTCGCGTGCTGGCCATGGGCCTCAGGGCCCCTTACAGTGCCATGCACGTGTGAGGCCCACTCTAGGCCCAGCAGGCTCCTGAGTCAGCGCTGGAAACATACGTTCCCAAAGGGGCTCCAAGTTCCTGGCCTCCCAGCATGACTGCCCAGCACACCCTGGGCCGGGCATAGCCCTCCTCAAGTCCTGAACTTCACCTCCCGGGGTGGGTTATTCTCAGAAAAATGACAGCAGGAATTTCAGTGTCAATCAGTCCTTTAATAAGATGTCAGATTTTCCTACAAAATCTCTGAGAAAACTACATTTTCTCTGCAGTTATTTTCATCCGATTATAAACTAATTGATTTGCTCAGGGTTTTGCTAACTCTACTTATCCAGAGttatgaggaaagaaaaatagagaggccatgagaagaaagcagaagcACTCCTGCAGGCTCAGGGTCGGGGGAGCAGCATTCACCTGAGACCCGCATGGCTAGAGGACCCCCCAGCATGCCAGGTCCCCTGGACATGTGCCCCTGTGGGGACAGTCTCACCCTCCACCCCAGGACGCACACCAAAAGTTCAGTGTGAAGACACCTGGAAGGCCATGGTGGCTGATGGGCCGCAGCACTGTCCCCATTCTACAGACACAGGTTCCCACATGCACCGTCAGTGGTCAGACTGGGGTCTAAACCTGGGCCACCGGGGCTGCTCAAACGAACCCAGTTCCTCTGTCACACCCACCACAGGTCAGGTGCTCGGTAGTCACGGCCGGCTGCTATCAGCCTAGAGGTGGACATGTCTCCTGGCTGCCCTCCCACGCTCCCTTGTGACTTGCTAGAAGAGTTGGCGTGGTTAAATCAATGGCAGTGAGCTTTCTGTCACCTGCTCTGCTGGCATTAGAGAAAAGTGAGCCACAGGTATATCCTCACAAGAACACCGTGGTTTCCTTCCTGGGTGTAATTACATGTGCTAAGCTGAATTGCAGTCGAGGTGATAAGACCTTTCTCAGCAGTGACTGTGCTCACGGTCCTCTTCGGGAAACTGAGAACGGAGGCAGCAGGTTCCTTGTGGCTGCAGCCCCGGGTAACGGCCCAGCGTAAACAGGCTGTGCGCACACTCGCTTCATGTCTTTGCAGGGCGGCAACGACCACGAGATCTTCACGGACCCGAGGACCGTGGGCTACACCGTGGCAGCGCCCGAGGACACACGCAGGATCTGTGAAGAGCTCTTCTCGTGACGCCCCTTCCCTGCTGCCAGGCCTGGAGGGGTCCCCGCTGGCCAGACCCGAGCTCCCTCCCTCCACGTCAGTGCCTCCCTCCGGCTCCCAGTGCGAGGTGGCCCCCACTCCAGCGCCAGAAGCAGCCAAGGGAGGCTCAGGGGTGCCTCCAGCAGGAGTCTCCGACGCCCCTGGTGTTGGGTCCCAGCAACGTATTTTCGGAAATTTCCCCGCCATGCTAGGATGGCACAGAAAGAACAGATGTGCCCGGACCTTCCCTCTTCATGAAAAACATAACATGTGGGCCTGTGTCAAAACTGAACGTGGGGTTTGGTGACTGGGACAGGACATGTACACCAATCCAACGCAGGACAGAGGTTTTCAAAACATGTCCTGAAATGAGGCTCCTGCCCGAGCGTCGGCTGGTGGGGGCCCGGGAACCGTGCGCACTGTGGCCAGGCCGTGTTAAGCTCAGACCACATGCACGCTGTTCTAACCTGTATTCCAGCCTCACTTCCCGTCCGTGAGACGCAGACCTCACTATGGTCCGTGGACAGATGGCTGGCCGGTGACACCTGACCCCCAGGAGTCTGCACCTCAGCCGGCCTGTGCGGTTGGCTCTGCGCTCACTACAGCCCAGCTGCTTCTCTAACCATCGAGATGGGAGCAAAGAGGAACCACCGTCCCTGCGGAGAATCGGCAGACAGCCCTTACCTGGCTGCTGGGTCGCCGCCCAGGCTCAGAGAGACAGGGTGTCACTGTGCCGGAGGAACCTTCTCACCGGGCCTGGCCAGGCTTCCCCAGGCCGCCCCCGGGACTGTCAGGGATCAGGACGGAGCCCGGATGACTGACGGGCCAGGAGCTGCAGCGTCTCTGCAGACCTTGTAATGAATAAAGGTGTCCATGCAGGCCCTCGCCCCAGCTGGCCTGAGGGGTAGGGGCAGCCAGGATTGGGACCGTGACCCTCCTTCCAGACCTCGTTCCGCCGGTTCCTTGTAACCGGACGGCATCTCCAGGCCTCGCCTGAACACGGCAGAGCAGCTCTCCAAGCAGACGGCTCACAGGTCCCTTCTCAGGACCTGTACGTGGTGGGCATCTGGGGCTCTGCTCTGCGGCGCAGCCTCCTGCCCCACCAGGTGCCTCAGCAGAGGGAGCCGGCCCCTTCCGAACCTGGCCTCCCACGGGCCTCCCAGgctcatcccagctctgctcaGGCTGGGGAGGCCGCCCCTCTCCCGCCCCCACCACACAGTCCGGACCTTCCTCAGCGGTTCCCAGCACACAGCCATCCAGCGTATCTTTCCATCTTGAATCAGAATGGAAAATAGCAAATAAAGTGGTTTTACTGTTCACTAGTTCTCCGATAACTTTTTCCTTTGATTATTATGAATGAAGCAGAAGATGAGCCCAGCTCCGATTCTAGAACGAAACCCAACCTCTTGGCCCCTACAGGTAAGGTGGGGGCGCATTTCTCGACTGCGCGGCCCGACCTCCAGGCTTTGCTGCCCACTAGGCAGGGCTGCCGATTCCCTGGAAGCTTCCTTATCCATCCTATCTAAGCAAGACTGTTCCTCAAACTTGCCCCAACCTCCTCTGTAACCAGGAAGGGTCTCTCTGCCCTTTCCCCAGCACTGCACGGGGGCCATCAGGCTGGGTGGGCCtccagaagcccccaggccctcgtaccctccccacccctctctggGCACTGGCACAATTTCCTcagcctgcctcccacctccccacagcGTGGGCTTCCCTGACCCTCCGCCTACTTGTCCCACATTCGTCCCACCCCTCCCATGACCCCCAGGGGCCCCCAGCCCGGCCCTGTGGTGGGGTCGCAAAGGGAGGTAAAGTGACAGGTGTGCGTGCATGGTGTCCGTGGTGCCTCACGTGCCTGCAGCGCAGGCTCTGTGGTCGGCGGACAGCAGCAGGGCGGCCAGATCCGTCCTAGCCCAGCTGCAGACCCGTGTGTGACTCAGGACGCGCGGCCTTGGCCCGTTGCCTCATCTGTCAGCCGGGCTGCGGCCCCTACAGCCTGTGTAACTTCAGTGAAGACCCCAAACAGTTAGCTCTTCCTAAGCTCACCCCGGGAGCCCTTCAGGGCAGGTGCTCCCCTCAGCTCTGAGGGGTTTGCTGGACACCCTGACAGGAAATTCAAACACAGCATAGTGTAGCGTAATGTTGCATAACAGGGTGGCACAGAGGTTACCCCAAGCCAGCCTGGGCCATTGAGCAAGCAAGCCCTGCCCCCCAGCAGTACCCAGGACCAGATGTTGGGCCCTGGGCTCAAGGCTACTCGGGCGGTTGGGAGGGAAGACCACAGGACAGGCCGGCGGGGGGCACACAGGGTGGCCACCCGAGAGGCCACTGGGTAGGCCCCCGTGAAGGCTCTGCGTGTGCTCGGCTCTGGGAGGTCTTTCCAGCCTCTGGATGGGGTGCAGAGGGCAGCAGAGCAGTTGGGCCTATGTGTGAGGTGGCCTTGAACCGCTGCCTCCCTGGGCACTGGGCACTGTGTCtcctgctctcccccacccccaccccagagctcCTGGCCCTTGGCCCCATCAGGCCGGAGGCCACCTCACCGGGCCACCAGCCTCACcgctcccttccccctctcctccACCTCCACAGCACCCGGACTGCGGTTTCTGGCTCCTGGCACTACCCGGTTTTGCCAAGCCCACCCTCCTACCACCTGTATGACATGCACTTAGAGAAGCACAGGGACAAATCTCATCGAGCTAAATGCCTGTGGCCTCTTCCTAAACAGGTTCAATGGGCTGGGCTGCTTATTACTTTTTCCCTAATACACTTTGCAAATTAACATATTACAATAAAAACGTTCATCTCTTCACCAAAAATCATTAGCTACCTCCCTTGGCGAACACTGGCCAGGCAAGCCCTGCGCAGCCGGACACGAAGTCCCTCCCACAGTAGCCCtgccgccctcccctcccccgccaCCAGCCCAGCCCACTGGGCTCCCACACAGCCCACGCTGCTCCTCCTTGGCCGCCTGCCCCACTCCCACTCACTGCCCAAGCTCACAGAGGCTTCCCCCGACTGACAGGGCATCCTCCACAACTGACCGGCATCACCTGTCATCAGGAAGCCACATTCTACTGCTAAGCTTTCCTCCGCTTGGGAATGAGGATTAAGGAAAAAGGGATGGTCCCGTTTTCTTAttcctccccccaaaaaacctGATTCACAGCAGAATGACTGTGTCAGCCTCTTCTAGGGGAGACGCCTTACCTGCTGGCCTGAAGGAATAGCTCCTCAGCAGGCAGCCTCCACGttagcacacaacacacagcctTGCACAAAACGAACTTTATTGAGAGAAAGAAGATTCCCGGATGCTACTCCCAGCTCTGTCACCGACACCAGCCGTCCTCCCAGAGCCTGGAGGAGTTTCTGTAAATTCTAACTCTGTTGGAGTGGAGAGGGCGTCCCCTTCCAGCTCTAACATCCTAGAATATACGAGGAGACCGAAAAAGATGGGGCTACACAGGGAGCTCAGAGCAAGAGTCGTTTATAAAGGACTGCACGGAGCAAGAGACTCCAGGGCACCTCCCAATCCACTGTCTGGCTCGGACCACGTACAAGGTCCGGACAAGGCCATGGGGCACCCGGGGCAGTAGGGAGAAGGCACAGCCTCCAGGCCTGCATGTGTCTTGGCAGAAGAGGCTCTGGGAAGAGTGGTCTGTACCCAACAGAGGCCTCTAGGGGCTCCCGGGGATCACCCAGGGCTGGGGTGGAAAAGGCCACCACAGACCCAGCAGAAGGCTTCAGAAGCAAGAGCTACCCTTCAAGAAGCACAACAGGCCGGGGAAAAAGCGCAGATAAGCTTACTTCACTGCAAGGTTTCACGCTAACGTAATCAAAGCACTAATCTGCCTATTATAAAACCACGCCACTAGACCAGCACAAGGTTCTAGCCTTCTGTCTGATGAAGCAGTTGCTGGGCTGAAAGACAAACACATCCACGGAATGAAGTCACTTGGTGAGGCCCTTACTGCCTCCTGCGTCGAGTCCTCCCTCCTCCGGTCATCGTCGTCTGCCTAAAAGTAAGCTGTAAGGGGTCACTTCCCTGCACTGACGATCAGGGTCTTGACCACCTGTAGGCCACGAATTCCAAAAATATATTACCcagctatttctatttttaaatcacGACGAAAGCCAGGctaaaccacagcaaagaaaatccTCAGGATCTGTTTACTGGGAATATCTACAACAGTTCACAAGGTCGGCAGCCAAGTGCCGACAGAGGGGCTCTGGGGTGAGAGCTTTagttactaaaaaaaaatttttttttaatcttaagcaTTTTCTAACACTCGTTTCCAAGAAAAATCCCTCAAGTAAAGGTGTGTTTCTCCTTCAACTTTTGGCTATGGAGAAGCGAGCTACCTAACTTTTCTGGGTAGATCCAGAGAAGGGTCTGTTTTTCTACAAAGGCTGTCCCTTCTCCCACCTCGCCCACCGCCTAAATGACCAGGGACGGGAAATGGCCGCTGGGCCGTGATTACTCAACTTGCAGGCAATGGAAAAGACCAGGCTTCCCGGAGCCAGAACTCAGCTCTGAGCTGTGCCTGCCTGGGCAGGGGGCCCAGCGCCCCAGGGAGACCGCTCCTCCCGAGACACCCACTGTGACACCTCCCACTTCAAAGGCCCCAGAGGACCCCActctccccaggccccaggcccctgacCACCCAGGCCGAGAATCAGAAGAgcctgctgctctgcccagggGCAAGGCGACACAAGAAGGGGGGACACCGGGCGGGAGTTCCTCCCAGGGAACCGCAGGCTCCGCATCGCCCCACAGCGGGCCCCATGTGGGGATTTCCAGCCCCCACCCAGGGGTCAGGGGACTCTGGGCCGAGCCCCCTCTGGGTAGCTGGGGAAACCCCAATGACCTACCACCCCCTGGGCTGGGGTTGGCCCCTCCACTCAGCCACTAGGGGGCACCTCTCCTTTTTCAATGCTTTTTAATGCTTTTCAGATGGTGAGAGGTGGCTGAGGTCAGAGGCTGTGCTGGTGGCCGAGGGCACCCCGGCACCtgctccccacacccctcccaccccGAGACACTTGGAAGGCCCCGTGCTGCCCACTGTGAAGCAGCTGCATGTCGTGTCCAGGTCAGTCCTGCCCCCCTCTCCCCCAGAGTCTCCCACAAGCCCGGGAGAAGGGGTGCTTCTGGCCTCTCCTACAAGCTGACGACGTGGCCGGACCAGGTTTCGTGTTTGGTGCCTGGTGCCAAATGGGTGATGACAACCTCGACGGCCTGCAGCTTCTCGTTCTTGGGTGGGATGGAGCACATCTTATAGGTGACCTGGTCGCCTTCCACCGGGACGTACTCCCCTTCCACGCTGCGGAGGTGGGGGGAGAGCGCGCTCAGTCCCCAGCACTCAGAAATGCCCCAAGAGGCCCACCTGGGACACTCGCAGCTGGTCAGGGCGCCCCCTCAAAGGAACTGTCCCTCCTGTCCCGCCACAGACAGAGCCACCACACTGCAGTGGCTCCATGCCACCCCCAGCCTCCCGTGTGGCCGAGGAGACCCTGACCCAGTCAGCTCCTTCCCTGGGGCCTCGCCGGCTGAGAGACGGAGCTCAGCCTTCTGAGGGCGCTGACATTACAAGTTAAATGTGGCCACCTTGGGCCTCGTCGCCAGAACCGGGAGAGCCGGtctgagccagagagagaaaaacaggcagTCGCAGAAGCGGGGCTGGGATGGCCTGGCCAGAGGTCCCACGTCCCCCAGGCACACCCACCTGGCCCCAGGAGTTGCAGCAGCCAACCCCCATCTCTATTCTTCCATTCCCCAGATTCCCAAAGAGCTTCCAAGAAGGTCCCTTTTTGTGCTTAAACCTAGTTCCAGAAGGATCCTCTCTCCTGTGAGCACCTCAGGTTTGTCTGGATTGAAGAATCACATAGCAAATGGTGCTTCCCTCTTTGATTTGGCCACCAGGAAACTCAGGAATTCATCTGCAGCCTACTTCTACCCAGTGGGACCGAACATCTCAGGACCTCCATCTCCTTAACTGGCCCCTCACGCCCGTGTTTTCCTTACCGACTTATTTTTCACGGTGCATTACATGCACCCTTGTAAACCCCTCAAAATCCTGTCTGGAAAGAGGCAACATGGAAATACATTTGTACGTCCACGTATATGTTCGTACATACGTAAAACGTAGCACCTGGGCATCTTTCTCGTGTCCATGCTGTCTAGGGCACCTACTTAAGACCTGATGTGTAAGAATCTTGCATCGCAGAGGGGAAAGAAGGGACAACTCTCCATCACAACAGACGTTTGCAACAGAACcctattttcaaaaacatttcagtCCTGCCATGGACTGAAATGACAGACTGGGGTGCCGAGGCCAAAGAATGGGGTGCAGGTGCCAGATTAGGTCTCCTCCTATTATGAAAGCTGCCTGTAAGTTTGGAAGCAAGGTGCAAGCTGCTGGACGCCCCCCAACCTCAGGGCTGAGGATGTGTGGGCCCCGCCCTTGGCCCCCAAGGGCTTCCAGACactcaggaaggaaggaaggacgtCTGTGAGCAAGTGGCAGGAGAAAGAGTCCAGCTCCAAACTTCCTTCCTGAGCATCCTCAGCAGAGGGCCGGGGAGCCCCCAGCCTCACCAGGCGGCTTCCGCCAAGGGAGGGCAGGACACCGGCCCATAGGTCAAACAGCTGCCCAACGCACAGGAAtgtcccctccccagccaccagATACACTGGGGCACTCAGACCCACCCAGTGGTTAGTTCCCGACTgtctcacacacgcacacagtcTCCTGCAGCCTCTACACATGCCATCGTCAGATTCAGCCTTGCCACCCCACCCCTGAACAGTCACACACAGGTCACACGCGCCTGGCCTCACCCAcaccctcctcctgcctgccgCAGCCCCAGACCGCCCAGACCAGAGGCTGACTCACTCGGAGATGTGCAGGAAGATGTCGGGGCCGCCGTCGGCCGGGGTAATGAAGCCGTGGCCCTTGGAGCGACAGAAGCATTTGCAGACTCCTCTGCAGACGGGGCCCTGCGAGGCCCGCACGGTCCTGGCAGAGGGGCAAGAGTGAGGTGCGCCAGTGgccctccagccccctggggCCCTCCCAGCTCACCCCCATCCCGCCCACGGCCAGGGCCGCCGGGTACAGGGGTGCATTACACAAATCCGGGAGCCATTCTCACACTTCAGGAAGAACGACTCTCTGGATGACCTTGGCAAGTTTtcttaggcctcagtttccccatcaggAAGGAACGGGGTAGATAAAAGGTCTCTGAGCAGCCCTCTGAACGCTACTTATTAGTAACAGCAGCAGCCACTGCTCAGCACTCTGCTAGGCACCGTGTGGGTCCTCTGCAGCCCTGTGGCCACCCCGCCACTATCCCCACTGTGCACCTTGGAAGTAGAGGTCTAAGGGCAAGAGGCTCTTGGGTGGTTAAAGCCCAAGGACTGAAGACCCCAGCCATTTCCCACGGCAACCCCATCCCTGGCCCCCCAGCTCAAGGCAGGCTCAGGTGGGCAGGCCCTGCACTGCTGGGAAGGCCCCTTCCTGGTTTCTCaccagcagcccctcccccagcctgtgTCTCCCATGTGACAGGTAGGGACACTGAGGCAGAGATGGTCGGAGACATAGTAACTCTCTGGTCTCGGGCAGGAGACCTGTCAGGAAGCCTCTGCTGGCCAGTCCAAGACTCACGCTGAGAAGGTCCTCGTCCGGCGGGTGGGCAGCGGGCTGGGGACCACGTTGCCCCGAAGGGGGGACGGTGAGCGCTCTCGGGCCCGCTGGGTGTCCAGCAGCCCAGCGGAGGCCTGGTGGGTGGGGGGCTGTGGTGGCGGAGGAGGCTCAGATGACATGGCTGACCTAGAGAGAGACGGGCTCTCAGGGGCGCACACCGTGCACGGAGGGGCTCCCAGTTGCGCCCCAAGCCCGGGTCTGCCAGTCTGCCATCTGAGATGCAGTCCTCCGGCTGTGCAACGGCAGACCCGACACTCACTCAGCATGGAGGCCACCTTCAGAAATATGCCCCGCTTGCCCCTGCTGGGCCAGGCGCCCCACCGCCCCAGGGACACATCAGTCCCCTGCAGGTGCCCCGCGCCCAGCACTGGCCCACTCTGGGCACCGGGGAGACActtgggtggggaaaggggaggcaggggaggatgCTTTAACGCCAGCTACCATATCAGGACTCCAACCCCTCAGCAAACATGCCCATTTCCCCTGCTGAGTGCCGGTTGCCATGGTTAAGGGGGAGGCAACCCAGGGCTGATCTCGCAGTGTTCCTCCAGGAAACTCTGGGACAGAAACCAAAGAGAGGCCGGCCCCCAAGTCTGGATCCC
Coding sequences within it:
- the CARHSP1 gene encoding calcium-regulated heat-stable protein 1 codes for the protein MSSEPPPPPQPPTHQASAGLLDTQRARERSPSPLRGNVVPSPLPTRRTRTFSATVRASQGPVCRGVCKCFCRSKGHGFITPADGGPDIFLHISDVEGEYVPVEGDQVTYKMCSIPPKNEKLQAVEVVITHLAPGTKHETWSGHVVSL